A portion of the Acidisarcina polymorpha genome contains these proteins:
- a CDS encoding glycoside hydrolase family 27 protein: MQRNRFVREWAAANALIIAVLAAGSMLSQAAFAQTLAGKWAATDRVMDNGEPHKMVLDLQQSGDKISGTLATNSNSIALNGTATGKHFELFSARDPKKPFLVGDLNGGELHLVIRDRDTVVAKPATAADEIPKVEYIEPPTSLHTVASNGLAKTPPMGWNSWNKFAGKIDDATVRAIADAMVSSGMRDAGYIYVNIDDTWQGVRDAQGVLQPNHKFPDMKALSDYVHSKGLKLGIYSSPGPRTCAGYPGSYGHEELDAKTWAGWGIDYVKYDWCSARTIYKESDLHAVYQKMGDALAASGRPMVFSLCEYGWGQVEKWGPEVGGNLWRTTGDIRDEWSSMIENVEKQVPTAPYAGPGRWNDPDMLEVGNGHMTDDEYRTHMSLWALVASPLLAGNDIRDMSSETKAILLNKEVIAIDQDALGKQASPVKSGDLETWIKPLADGSVAVGVVNLGSSSAAATVKARDLGLTGEVKTARDVWSHTDVSFKGNTYTATLPSHGALLLRVSAGK; the protein is encoded by the coding sequence ATGCAGAGAAACCGATTTGTTAGAGAGTGGGCGGCTGCCAACGCTCTGATCATCGCTGTACTCGCCGCGGGGTCGATGCTGTCGCAAGCCGCATTCGCGCAGACGCTCGCAGGCAAATGGGCCGCTACTGACCGCGTCATGGATAACGGCGAGCCGCACAAGATGGTCCTCGATCTGCAGCAATCCGGCGACAAGATCAGCGGAACTCTGGCCACGAACAGCAACTCGATTGCCCTGAACGGCACGGCGACGGGAAAGCATTTCGAGTTATTCAGCGCGCGGGACCCTAAGAAGCCATTCCTGGTGGGCGACCTGAATGGCGGTGAGCTACACCTTGTCATTCGCGACCGGGATACGGTGGTGGCCAAGCCGGCGACCGCAGCCGATGAAATCCCCAAGGTTGAGTACATCGAGCCGCCAACATCGCTGCACACCGTTGCTTCGAATGGATTGGCTAAAACGCCGCCCATGGGTTGGAACAGCTGGAACAAGTTCGCGGGCAAGATCGATGACGCAACTGTACGGGCCATCGCGGATGCCATGGTGTCGAGCGGCATGCGGGACGCCGGCTACATCTATGTGAATATCGACGACACCTGGCAAGGAGTGCGTGACGCTCAGGGAGTCTTGCAGCCGAACCACAAATTTCCCGACATGAAGGCGCTGTCGGACTATGTGCATTCGAAGGGGCTGAAGCTGGGCATCTACTCCTCGCCCGGGCCGCGGACCTGCGCCGGCTACCCTGGCAGCTATGGACACGAAGAGCTCGATGCGAAGACCTGGGCCGGCTGGGGCATCGATTACGTGAAGTACGACTGGTGCAGCGCGAGGACCATCTACAAAGAGTCGGATCTGCATGCCGTCTATCAGAAGATGGGAGACGCGCTGGCGGCGAGCGGCCGTCCGATGGTCTTTAGCCTTTGCGAGTACGGATGGGGCCAGGTAGAGAAATGGGGTCCCGAAGTCGGCGGCAACCTGTGGCGGACAACCGGCGACATCCGTGACGAGTGGTCGAGCATGATCGAGAACGTCGAGAAGCAAGTGCCCACCGCACCATACGCGGGCCCCGGCCGCTGGAACGACCCCGATATGCTCGAAGTCGGGAACGGGCACATGACCGATGACGAATACCGCACCCACATGAGTCTGTGGGCGCTGGTCGCGTCTCCTTTACTCGCGGGCAACGACATTCGCGATATGTCGAGCGAGACCAAAGCAATCTTGTTGAACAAGGAAGTGATCGCAATCGATCAGGACGCATTAGGCAAACAAGCCTCGCCGGTCAAGAGCGGCGATCTCGAAACCTGGATCAAGCCGCTGGCCGATGGCAGTGTCGCCGTCGGTGTTGTCAACCTCGGATCCTCCTCGGCCGCCGCAACCGTCAAGGCAAGGGATCTAGGACTCACCGGCGAGGTCAAAACAGCCCGGGATGTCTGGTCTCACACTGATGTCAGCTTCAAAGGAAACACCTACACCGCTACCCTACCCAGTCACGGTGCACTCTTATTGCGAGTCTCCGCAGGGAAGTAG
- a CDS encoding lactate racemase domain-containing protein, translating into MSLYCAIGSPTTELSSQQLQALLSEGLAKLGERRRVLAVPPDETRSHSRAGELTRYVWDYFGDRLQAILPALGTHSAMRPEQLDRMFTGVPHELFRVHHWRTDIETLGEVPAEFIREQSEGKLEYSWPAQVNTLITRGGFDLVLSIGQVVPHEVIGMANYNKNILIGTGGGEGINRSHYLGAVYGMERIMGRADNPVRAVLNYASDHFLGGLPIVYVLTVVGRAEDGRLAVRGLFIGDDAECFYRAAELSLKVNFEVLEEPIRKAVVFLDPHEFHSTWLGNKAVYRTRMALADGAELIILAPGVKEFGEDKTIDALIRKYGYHGTPATVAAVKANPDLANELSAAAHLIHGSSEGRFTITWCPGHLTREEVEGVGFEYRDLKTMLSRYNPERLQHGYNRVDGEDVFFIANPGLGLWAYRDKL; encoded by the coding sequence ATGAGTCTTTATTGCGCCATTGGCAGCCCCACGACCGAGTTATCGTCACAGCAACTGCAAGCTTTGCTCTCTGAAGGCCTAGCCAAGCTCGGAGAGCGCCGCCGCGTGCTGGCTGTGCCTCCCGACGAGACCCGCTCCCATTCACGGGCCGGCGAACTGACCCGCTACGTCTGGGACTATTTCGGCGACCGGCTGCAGGCGATTCTTCCCGCGCTCGGCACCCACTCGGCCATGCGGCCCGAACAGCTCGACCGCATGTTCACTGGCGTTCCTCATGAGTTGTTCCGCGTCCATCATTGGCGAACCGATATCGAGACGCTTGGGGAGGTTCCGGCGGAATTTATCCGCGAGCAGTCCGAAGGCAAGCTCGAGTATTCCTGGCCGGCGCAGGTCAACACGCTGATCACGCGCGGCGGATTCGATCTGGTGCTGTCGATCGGGCAGGTCGTCCCACATGAAGTAATTGGGATGGCCAACTACAACAAAAATATTTTGATCGGGACCGGCGGCGGAGAAGGTATCAACCGCAGTCACTATCTTGGCGCCGTCTACGGCATGGAGCGCATCATGGGACGCGCCGACAACCCGGTGCGCGCCGTGCTCAACTATGCGTCCGACCACTTTCTAGGGGGATTGCCCATCGTCTATGTTCTCACCGTCGTCGGCCGCGCGGAGGATGGACGACTCGCGGTGCGCGGGCTCTTCATCGGCGACGATGCGGAGTGTTTCTACCGCGCCGCCGAGTTGAGCCTCAAGGTCAACTTCGAGGTGCTCGAGGAGCCGATCCGGAAGGCGGTCGTCTTTCTCGATCCACATGAATTTCACAGTACCTGGCTGGGCAACAAAGCCGTCTATCGAACCCGCATGGCACTGGCCGATGGCGCGGAGCTGATCATTCTGGCTCCCGGCGTCAAGGAGTTTGGCGAGGACAAGACGATCGACGCGCTGATCCGGAAGTACGGATATCACGGAACTCCAGCGACGGTTGCGGCGGTGAAGGCAAATCCCGATCTCGCCAACGAACTAAGTGCCGCGGCGCATCTCATTCACGGCTCCTCCGAAGGCCGTTTCACGATCACCTGGTGCCCCGGCCATCTCACCCGGGAGGAAGTTGAAGGCGTTGGCTTTGAGTATCGTGATCTCAAAACCATGCTCTCTCGCTACAATCCAGAGAGACTCCAGCACGGCTACAACCGAGTCGACGGAGAAGACGTTTTCTTTATCGCCAACCCCGGGCTGGGTTTGTGGGCGTACCGCGATAAGTTGTGA
- a CDS encoding tagaturonate epimerase family protein, giving the protein MKLSKYSIGTGDRFGHQAKAQLQACVQALDRGTEIAPVWNKSNREHTIIGSEPDSTRRAADEAVQALHWEKAYFCDADHITLQTVERYLAPCDFYTIDVADAIGKPAPAAAIEAFVKRHPELLGQIQLEGIEESFAITPEDLQQTGEKFLAAVKQAGEVYRKIEGAKGKGNFVPEVSMDETDRAQSPVELLIILAAIADEGIPIQTIAPKFSGRFNKGVDYVGNVGQFEREMALDIAAIAYAVRQYGLPENLKLSVHSGSDKFSIYPAIRANMQRFDAGVHLKTAGTTWLEELIGLAESGGDGLALAKEIYAEAFAHREELCAPYATVIDIDPAKLPSPQEVAGWSSEQYTSALRHVPNSAAYNSSFRQLLHVGFKVAAKLGRRYLDLLEANEAIIARNVTENLYDRHIVPVFLGK; this is encoded by the coding sequence ATGAAGCTTAGCAAATATTCCATCGGAACCGGCGACCGGTTCGGGCATCAGGCAAAGGCGCAGTTGCAAGCGTGCGTCCAGGCGCTCGACCGCGGGACCGAGATAGCGCCTGTCTGGAACAAGTCGAATCGCGAACACACCATCATCGGGTCGGAGCCGGATTCAACTCGACGCGCGGCCGATGAGGCGGTCCAAGCACTGCATTGGGAAAAGGCTTACTTCTGCGACGCCGACCATATCACTCTCCAGACCGTGGAACGGTATCTCGCGCCATGCGATTTCTACACCATCGACGTTGCCGATGCGATCGGCAAGCCCGCGCCTGCCGCGGCGATCGAGGCCTTTGTCAAACGTCACCCCGAGCTGCTGGGTCAGATTCAGTTGGAGGGCATTGAGGAAAGCTTCGCAATTACACCCGAAGACCTGCAGCAGACTGGTGAAAAATTTCTAGCGGCAGTGAAACAGGCGGGCGAGGTCTATCGCAAGATCGAGGGTGCGAAGGGCAAAGGCAACTTCGTTCCCGAAGTCTCGATGGACGAGACCGACCGCGCGCAAAGTCCGGTTGAGCTGCTGATCATTCTCGCGGCCATTGCCGACGAGGGCATCCCGATTCAAACGATTGCTCCCAAGTTCAGCGGCCGGTTCAACAAGGGAGTGGATTATGTCGGCAACGTAGGCCAGTTCGAACGCGAGATGGCGCTCGATATAGCGGCCATCGCCTACGCGGTACGCCAGTACGGATTGCCCGAAAATCTCAAACTGAGCGTGCATTCCGGCAGCGACAAGTTCTCGATTTATCCGGCGATACGCGCGAACATGCAGCGGTTCGATGCAGGCGTCCACCTGAAAACCGCCGGGACCACATGGCTAGAAGAGCTCATTGGCCTGGCCGAGTCGGGCGGCGATGGCCTGGCCCTGGCCAAGGAGATTTATGCGGAGGCTTTCGCACACCGCGAAGAGCTGTGCGCGCCGTACGCGACGGTGATCGACATCGATCCAGCGAAGCTGCCGTCGCCGCAGGAGGTTGCGGGATGGTCTTCGGAGCAGTACACGTCGGCGCTGCGCCATGTCCCGAACTCTGCGGCTTATAACAGCAGCTTCCGGCAACTGCTTCATGTCGGCTTCAAGGTAGCTGCCAAGCTAGGCCGCCGATATCTTGATCTGCTCGAAGCCAACGAGGCGATCATCGCTCGGAATGTGACGGAGAATCTCTACGACCGGCACATCGTTCCCGTCTTCCTGGGCAAGTAG
- a CDS encoding SDR family NAD(P)-dependent oxidoreductase gives MTDIFSLHGKTAVVLGGTSGIGRTLSLGLADAGADVIASARRQQQVEETADEIEQRGRKSLRLTADMSDRGSLERLLAATLDAFGDVHILINCAGRIKRTPTLTMPEDEWASIIDTNLTGTLRSCQIFGAHMLERGYGRIVNIASLNSFVALNEVAAYAASKSGVVSLTRSLAVEWSRQGVTVNAIAPGVFRTALNADLLDNTPRGKELLMRTPMGRFGKTEELVGAAVYLASDASSFVTGQTLVVDGGFLASGVNQ, from the coding sequence ATGACCGACATTTTTAGCCTTCACGGAAAAACCGCGGTAGTCCTCGGCGGCACCTCCGGTATTGGCCGCACGTTGAGTCTGGGCCTGGCCGATGCCGGGGCCGATGTCATCGCCTCGGCCAGGCGGCAGCAGCAGGTGGAGGAGACGGCCGACGAGATCGAGCAGCGCGGACGCAAGAGCCTGCGCCTGACTGCCGACATGAGCGATCGCGGCTCGCTCGAAAGGCTGCTCGCTGCTACTCTCGATGCTTTTGGAGACGTGCACATCCTCATCAACTGTGCCGGAAGGATCAAGCGCACGCCGACCCTTACGATGCCTGAAGACGAGTGGGCAAGCATTATCGACACCAACCTGACCGGGACGCTGCGTTCCTGCCAGATCTTTGGCGCACATATGCTGGAGCGCGGCTACGGGCGCATCGTCAACATCGCTTCGCTGAACAGCTTTGTCGCGCTCAACGAAGTCGCCGCTTATGCTGCCAGCAAGTCAGGGGTCGTCTCGCTGACGCGTTCGCTTGCGGTTGAGTGGTCCCGACAGGGGGTTACGGTGAACGCGATCGCTCCCGGCGTCTTCCGCACTGCGCTGAATGCCGACCTGCTGGATAACACTCCGCGCGGCAAGGAGCTGCTCATGCGGACCCCGATGGGCCGCTTCGGCAAGACGGAAGAGCTGGTCGGCGCAGCGGTGTATCTCGCCTCCGACGCCTCGTCCTTTGTAACCGGGCAGACCTTGGTCGTCGACGGAGGCTTCCTGGCCAGCGGAGTCAACCAGTAG
- a CDS encoding thioesterase family protein: MAHINSFVRIPLLALRQRLRPLPRIGVLDEDQVRMRVWPNDIDFNFHLNNSRFLTCMDYGRIHMLAAAGILDLAIRRRWTPLVGSIDIVYRRSLPLWAGFTLSTRTLCWDERWFYTEQIIRSREGLASTAWVKALFQERGSNIAPQSIVDLVQKGAESPPVSASMVAWNDLTREKLNGKQA; the protein is encoded by the coding sequence GTGGCCCACATCAACAGTTTTGTCCGCATCCCCCTGCTCGCCCTGCGGCAGCGTCTTCGTCCCCTGCCGCGAATCGGCGTACTCGACGAGGACCAGGTCCGCATGCGGGTATGGCCGAACGACATCGACTTCAATTTTCATCTCAACAACTCCCGCTTCCTCACCTGCATGGATTACGGCCGCATCCACATGCTCGCCGCCGCCGGCATCCTCGACCTCGCCATACGCCGCCGCTGGACGCCGCTCGTCGGGTCGATCGATATCGTTTACCGGCGTTCGCTGCCGCTGTGGGCCGGCTTCACGCTTAGCACCCGCACGCTGTGTTGGGACGAACGCTGGTTCTACACGGAGCAGATCATCCGCTCCCGCGAAGGACTCGCCTCGACCGCCTGGGTCAAAGCACTCTTTCAGGAACGCGGCAGCAATATCGCCCCGCAGTCGATCGTCGACCTCGTCCAGAAAGGAGCCGAGTCGCCGCCGGTCTCCGCATCGATGGTTGCTTGGAATGACTTGACCAGGGAGAAACTCAACGGGAAGCAAGCCTGA
- a CDS encoding lactonase family protein — translation MAVAPWLAHDLAWAKASGDDTLFVGTGTNTGSKGIYAYRFDAAKGSLESLGVAAEAPSPSFLALSPDGKVLFAVNEVDSYQGAKTGAVSSYALDRGAGKLTLINTVASGGSGPCHLTTDHTGRVLLVANYSGGSAASFQIGADGKLSEAVSEFHYPSNGPGAGQDKERQNASHAHRATVPPGNRFVLINDLGLDCIHIYHLDAATAKLTANDPAEWRAAAGSGPRALRFHPSGRWAYCVNELTSTVDQLSWDGAAGSLKLIEETALLPEGFHGISRASEIVFDRKGAWAYVANRDNDFLDSFAVDPGTGKLSSLQRTPCGGKIPRHIALGPSQHWLLVANQDSNLIAVYRRDVKTGRLAATGQSFPIQSPQCLLFA, via the coding sequence GTGGCGGTCGCGCCCTGGCTGGCACATGACCTGGCATGGGCCAAGGCTAGCGGCGACGACACGCTTTTCGTAGGCACCGGCACCAACACCGGAAGCAAGGGAATTTACGCGTACCGCTTCGATGCCGCGAAGGGCTCACTGGAATCGCTGGGTGTCGCCGCGGAGGCGCCCTCGCCATCATTTCTCGCGCTCTCGCCGGATGGTAAGGTACTGTTCGCGGTGAACGAAGTGGATTCCTACCAGGGAGCGAAGACCGGGGCGGTGAGCAGCTACGCGCTCGACCGAGGTGCGGGCAAGCTCACCCTGATCAACACCGTTGCCTCGGGAGGCTCTGGACCTTGTCATCTGACGACCGACCACACCGGCCGCGTCCTGCTGGTGGCGAATTATAGCGGGGGCAGCGCGGCATCTTTCCAGATCGGCGCGGACGGCAAGCTTAGCGAAGCCGTCTCGGAGTTCCATTACCCGTCGAATGGCCCGGGCGCGGGTCAGGACAAGGAACGCCAGAACGCTTCGCACGCGCACCGCGCAACCGTTCCTCCCGGCAATCGCTTTGTGCTGATCAATGACCTGGGACTGGACTGCATCCACATCTACCACCTGGATGCCGCTACGGCGAAGTTGACTGCGAACGATCCGGCAGAGTGGCGGGCGGCGGCAGGATCAGGTCCGCGCGCGCTGCGGTTTCATCCCAGCGGGCGCTGGGCGTACTGCGTGAACGAGCTGACCTCGACGGTCGATCAACTCAGCTGGGACGGCGCGGCCGGCAGTCTAAAGCTGATCGAAGAGACTGCTTTGCTCCCCGAAGGCTTTCATGGCATCAGCCGGGCATCAGAGATTGTCTTTGACAGGAAAGGCGCCTGGGCCTACGTCGCCAACCGGGACAACGACTTTCTGGACAGCTTCGCGGTCGATCCGGGTACGGGAAAGCTTTCTTCGCTGCAGCGCACACCATGCGGCGGGAAGATTCCGCGGCACATTGCGCTTGGTCCGAGCCAGCACTGGCTGCTGGTTGCGAACCAAGACTCCAATTTGATCGCGGTCTACCGGCGTGACGTGAAAACGGGCCGATTGGCGGCGACCGGACAGAGCTTCCCGATCCAGTCGCCGCAGTGCCTGCTGTTCGCGTAG
- a CDS encoding septal ring lytic transglycosylase RlpA family protein, with amino-acid sequence MTRLGPSAIADLPRRGALLGSTLGSVPNSVPGPAFGSVFGSLIFLLLASGCARHQPPVVIASAAAPVLPAPTPPEAPVANAPAPGALPPTAKATSPEKSPPADSPGDAALVAAGTPIYSETGKASWYGPPYNRRKGANGQIYNQDAMTAAHRTLPMNSLLRVTNIQTGQSAIMRVTDRGPFVPDRVLDLSLASARAVGVYLPGTAQVRIEVFETPAPIAQGGRWCVQIGAIQSEREAKKIEAHLQKKYTTANVIEFTGPTGHWVRIRPANDDKQRALEIASKDRPSAGNAYLVRLD; translated from the coding sequence TTGACAAGGCTGGGTCCCTCGGCGATCGCTGATCTCCCTCGGCGCGGCGCGCTGCTGGGATCAACGCTCGGATCTGTGCCCAACTCTGTGCCCGGCCCCGCGTTCGGATCAGTATTCGGATCTTTGATATTCCTGCTGCTCGCGAGTGGCTGCGCTCGTCACCAACCGCCCGTCGTCATCGCCTCCGCGGCTGCTCCAGTCCTTCCCGCGCCTACGCCCCCCGAAGCTCCCGTCGCGAATGCGCCCGCACCCGGTGCACTCCCTCCCACGGCAAAAGCGACCTCTCCAGAGAAGAGTCCGCCGGCGGACAGCCCGGGCGACGCGGCATTGGTCGCCGCCGGAACGCCAATCTATTCAGAAACCGGCAAGGCAAGCTGGTACGGACCGCCCTACAACCGCCGCAAAGGCGCCAACGGCCAGATCTACAACCAGGATGCGATGACTGCCGCACACCGCACCTTGCCGATGAATTCGCTGCTTCGAGTGACCAACATCCAGACCGGACAATCGGCAATCATGCGCGTCACGGATCGCGGTCCGTTCGTTCCGGACCGGGTGCTCGATCTTTCCCTGGCCTCAGCCAGGGCCGTCGGCGTCTATCTTCCGGGAACCGCCCAGGTACGCATCGAAGTCTTCGAAACCCCCGCCCCGATCGCCCAGGGTGGACGCTGGTGTGTCCAGATCGGCGCAATCCAAAGCGAGCGCGAGGCGAAGAAGATCGAAGCTCATCTGCAGAAGAAATACACCACCGCCAACGTCATCGAGTTCACCGGCCCCACCGGGCACTGGGTACGGATTCGCCCCGCCAACGACGACAAACAGCGCGCCCTCGAGATCGCCAGCAAAGACCGGCCTTCAGCAGGAAATGCCTACCTGGTGCGACTGGACTGA
- a CDS encoding radical SAM protein: MSKAVKYAERAVTIAAKGAWAVFEKLNSINPNPSFTPKWSDKPLLKSYQKEKPPLGWPRTTDSLCPKCVPEIRQQIIDGKLPHEILLNEKVGEIKAQIIERDGQILMVKDCPKHGHFEDVMAIDTAFFKHLEEVFPGRDIRAHNDEGLHNHGTSTVTHGRGSVLTIDLTNRCNMMCDPCFMDANQVGFVHELTWDEIKTMLDNAVSIKPRRQMSVQFSGGEPTLSPYFLDAIAYSRKVGYTSVQAATNGIEFAKSKELCRAAAEAGLRYAYLQFDGIGNAANSHRKVGNLFDVKLQAIHNLHEAGVDIVPVTTIINGINNEQVGRIIEFALDNPKKINFLSFQPVSFTGRDEAVTDERRQAQRYTLSHMAHDVKNQTGLGEPTRDWFPISFMSTFSDWADLVHGPNRDWGQLSCGCHPNCGIGMALMIDKETKEAVPVTAFLNADRLAKDVAKINDAARGKFLSIAGVTLALLRNYDPTKSPTHFKILDLLQKFDKCFGATGRNYGKVTADRTMEDIEKRRKDRWNFLFIAGMWFQDLFNYDFRRTEQCIIPYATQEGEISFCAYNTGVGWRNIIEKMHMTSTLTKWYEEHGRHEIFAGGKKVGMGDAQNDLLLNQEHVDSAANDTFDKLGIAKNSREEKLKARDAKLKQDAENARMAKLYREEILGEKPPQDGFIPLGNLIQSAPKAAQEESAEPVMGD, encoded by the coding sequence ATGTCGAAGGCCGTCAAGTATGCGGAAAGAGCTGTAACTATAGCCGCCAAGGGCGCATGGGCGGTTTTTGAAAAGCTCAATAGCATCAACCCGAATCCTTCTTTTACCCCGAAGTGGTCCGACAAGCCCCTGCTCAAGTCTTACCAGAAGGAAAAGCCCCCACTGGGCTGGCCACGCACCACCGACTCGCTGTGTCCGAAGTGTGTGCCGGAGATTCGCCAGCAGATCATCGACGGCAAGCTGCCGCATGAAATTCTGCTTAACGAGAAGGTCGGCGAGATCAAGGCGCAGATCATCGAGCGTGACGGCCAGATCCTGATGGTCAAGGACTGCCCGAAGCACGGCCACTTTGAAGACGTAATGGCGATCGACACCGCCTTCTTCAAGCATTTGGAAGAGGTCTTCCCGGGCCGCGACATCCGCGCCCACAATGATGAAGGGCTGCACAACCACGGGACCTCGACGGTCACCCACGGCCGCGGCTCGGTGCTGACCATCGATCTGACCAACCGCTGCAACATGATGTGCGATCCCTGCTTCATGGACGCCAACCAGGTTGGCTTCGTCCACGAACTGACCTGGGACGAGATCAAGACCATGCTCGACAACGCGGTCTCGATTAAGCCGCGCCGCCAGATGTCGGTGCAGTTCTCGGGCGGCGAGCCGACGCTTTCGCCTTACTTCCTCGATGCCATCGCCTACTCCCGCAAGGTCGGTTACACCTCTGTGCAGGCGGCGACCAACGGTATTGAATTCGCCAAGAGCAAGGAACTCTGCCGGGCGGCTGCGGAAGCCGGTCTTCGCTACGCTTATCTTCAATTTGACGGAATTGGCAATGCCGCGAACTCCCACCGCAAGGTCGGCAACCTGTTCGACGTGAAGCTGCAGGCGATCCACAACCTCCATGAGGCTGGTGTCGACATCGTTCCGGTCACCACGATCATCAACGGCATCAACAACGAGCAGGTTGGCCGGATCATCGAGTTTGCGCTCGACAACCCGAAGAAGATCAACTTCCTTAGCTTCCAGCCGGTTTCGTTCACCGGCCGCGACGAAGCGGTTACGGACGAACGCCGTCAAGCGCAGCGCTACACGCTGAGCCACATGGCGCACGATGTCAAGAACCAGACCGGCCTGGGCGAACCCACCCGCGACTGGTTCCCGATCAGCTTCATGAGCACCTTCTCCGACTGGGCCGATCTGGTTCACGGACCGAATCGCGACTGGGGCCAGCTCTCCTGCGGATGCCACCCGAACTGCGGCATCGGCATGGCGCTGATGATCGATAAAGAAACTAAGGAAGCGGTTCCCGTCACTGCCTTTCTCAACGCCGATCGTCTCGCCAAGGACGTAGCCAAGATCAACGATGCTGCCCGCGGCAAGTTCCTGTCGATTGCCGGTGTGACTTTGGCGCTGCTGCGGAACTACGATCCGACCAAGTCGCCGACCCACTTCAAGATTCTCGATTTGCTGCAGAAGTTCGATAAGTGCTTCGGCGCGACCGGCCGCAACTACGGCAAGGTCACCGCCGACCGCACCATGGAAGACATCGAGAAGCGCCGTAAGGACCGCTGGAACTTCCTCTTCATCGCCGGCATGTGGTTCCAGGACCTCTTCAACTACGATTTCCGCCGCACCGAGCAGTGCATCATTCCCTATGCCACGCAAGAGGGAGAGATCAGCTTCTGCGCCTACAACACTGGCGTCGGCTGGCGGAACATCATCGAGAAGATGCACATGACCTCGACCTTGACCAAATGGTATGAGGAGCATGGCCGGCATGAGATCTTTGCCGGCGGCAAAAAGGTTGGCATGGGCGATGCGCAGAACGATTTGCTGCTGAACCAGGAGCATGTCGATTCGGCCGCCAACGACACCTTCGACAAGCTGGGCATCGCCAAGAACTCTCGCGAAGAGAAGCTCAAGGCGCGTGACGCCAAGCTCAAGCAGGATGCCGAAAATGCCCGCATGGCTAAGCTCTACCGCGAAGAGATCCTCGGCGAGAAGCCACCACAAGACGGATTCATTCCACTAGGCAACCTCATCCAGTCAGCCCCTAAGGCTGCTCAAGAAGAGTCCGCCGAACCCGTCATGGGGGACTAG
- a CDS encoding protein-disulfide reductase DsbD domain-containing protein has protein sequence MRSLTEGGLLLLALLALGVSTADGAPKPVVQWQIKAAPAKPVKAGAKFTVSITGHIDPGWHLYALEEPPGGPVATEVALTDGDPADLLRVEEAKPHVLPDPVFQKPTKFFEGSAGFTLYLQAARETAPGPGTLRVLVRYQSCNDRVCLPPHTDTIPVELTLAQ, from the coding sequence ATGAGGTCGCTGACTGAAGGAGGCCTACTCCTGCTGGCATTGCTCGCTCTCGGAGTCTCTACTGCTGACGGCGCACCCAAACCGGTGGTGCAATGGCAGATCAAGGCAGCGCCTGCAAAGCCGGTCAAGGCAGGCGCGAAGTTCACCGTTTCGATCACGGGCCACATCGACCCCGGCTGGCATCTCTATGCGCTCGAAGAGCCGCCGGGTGGACCAGTGGCCACGGAGGTCGCTCTCACCGATGGCGACCCGGCGGACCTCTTGCGCGTGGAAGAAGCCAAGCCCCACGTGCTTCCCGACCCGGTCTTTCAAAAACCCACCAAATTCTTTGAAGGCTCGGCCGGTTTCACCTTATATCTGCAGGCGGCGCGAGAGACCGCTCCGGGGCCAGGAACATTGCGTGTCCTGGTTCGCTATCAGTCCTGCAACGACCGCGTTTGCCTGCCTCCGCATACTGACACCATTCCGGTAGAGCTAACGCTGGCGCAATAG